A single region of the Larus michahellis chromosome W, bLarMic1.1, whole genome shotgun sequence genome encodes:
- the LOC141735546 gene encoding mitochondrial nicotinamide adenine dinucleotide transporter SLC25A51-like yields the protein MQRPIWSASVAAFISKLCFQVAWKTQQEKKSKIYIKGKKKMDSQDCVPTNSKQDISHHIKGSSGKHYLCGYCAAFTNIAVTFPIQKVLFRQQLYGLKTKDAVHQLQKDGIRNLYRGILPPLMQKTTTLALMFGLYEDFSSLLHSHTSAPELLTCSMAAVLAGTMEALLTPFERVQTLLQDYKHHDKFTNTYQAFKVLKVYGIREYYRGLVPILLRNGSSNILFFGLRGPIKQCLPEATSYSTHLVNDFICGGLLGAMLGSLFFPMNVVKARMQSQIGGEFQSFSKVFVTIWLERDKKLMHLFRGVHLNYHRSVLSWGIINATYEFLLKLL from the coding sequence GAAAAGAAATCTAAGATAtatattaaggggaaaaaaaagatggattcaCAAGATTGTGTCCCAACAAATTCAAAGCAAGATATCAGCCATCACATAAAGGGTAGCTCTGGTAAACATTATCTTTGTGGCTATTGTGCAGCCTTCACCAATATAGCAGTCACCTTTCCCATCCAGAAGGTCCTCTTTCGACAACAATTGTATGGCCTGAAAACAAAGGATGCGGTACATCAGCTGCAGAAAGATGGAATTCGAAATCTCTATCGTGGAATCCTTCCTCCATTAATGCAAAAAACGACCACCCTGGCTCTAATGTTTGGCTTGTATGAAGATTTCTCCTCCTTGCTCCATAGTCACACAAGTGCACCTGAACTTCTAACTTGCAGCATGGCAGCAGTGCTTGCAGGGACCATGGAAGCCCTTCTTACGCCTTTTGAACGAGTCCAGACTTTGCTTCAGGACTACAAACATCATGACAAATTTACAAACACTTACCAGGCTTTCAAGGTACTAAAAGTCTATGGGATTAGAGAATATTATCGGGGTTTGGTGCCTATTCTGCTCCGGAATGGAAGCAGTAACATCCTCTTCTTTGGTCTACGAGGACCTATCAAACAATGTCTGCCTGAAGCAACTTCTTATAGCACTCACTTGGTCAATGACTTTATCTGCGGAGGGCTGTTGGGTGCCATGCTGGGATCCTTATTTTTCCCAATGAATGTTGTAAAAGCTCGCATGCAATCTCAAATTGGTGGTGaatttcagtctttttcaaaaGTTTTTGTGACAATCTGGCTAGAACGTGATAAAAAATTGATGCATCTTTTCAGAGGAGTCCATCTGAATTACCATCGTTCTGTCCTGTCCTGGGGCATAATCAATGCAACGTATGAATTCTTGCTAAAGCTGTTATGA